A stretch of Zootoca vivipara chromosome 13, rZooViv1.1, whole genome shotgun sequence DNA encodes these proteins:
- the LOC118094834 gene encoding zinc finger BED domain-containing protein 6-like, which translates to MMPRRGRGRRAQLATFPRRGMAIHLQEPHFAGAPETGVSREPFPVMAAPAVSLQPAMKEEEECGPSTTSVHDLFSYLKEKEDEEDEDAAELGAFSPEASNQLGAKEPGHPEAQEILSYLKKEEDEDGDEVIERVSFSPPHVLHPQSAPPGTYMPAGTMGRAGIEMVHFFTPMTHVSASPHHHHHKRGRDREVLVVDGIPTHAPKKTTSAVWDYFTLDPREPCVAVCSTCQKRVRRGKDGGTRPGTTALHKHLKVHHGLHLPGVAVVPPSPLMPLKERPHGPTIVVTEPPAFQPTRQERNQPYYPPTHSAAIQLASETAWMLAMDMQPPSYVESDGFRRLMATAQPRWKIPGRAFFATKAVPELSKVVSRAVRQAVVGSVGRTVHIAIDTWSGRQMVSYMSVTGHWVAESAGVLSRHHATLSVCAFEGPCSAENICHKLREVLQDWLYDLKTGGVVLDDGANTAKAVRELRLKYVPCLARCLKLVVKAFLAADAHVDRLLKTSRRICTRYKHSTAVRRRLLEAQAILGSHRQPVGQEPPRRSNSTLRMLESLYRERQAVSAIFEQDEEAALLHLTPADWKVVKCLVEILKPFEDAATLVTRPDATLCQALPMLWFLEEQLRALRTRYYQENNNTAAHLTTQALDCLEAQNQLSEMKGTLMCRVAAFLDPRFRDITTMKLGGADTGDAAMLREHILDLATRSYVPPGPDAEFSPMGRSSPQQSSSSSGPPGSAAWQFTMKRWRAITKSDPAMGLASEGGAAAALREMEEYLHDNVDHIGENADPMLYWQGKMGVWPALFKVALFHFGCPPTSVPSEDVPGGTGSLADRGKPTNLSPANVKMLTFIRKNRHLVPQDWRLSLGDLPSSQGTMESREDLDLEDEENLLTADEELEEKP; encoded by the coding sequence ATGATGCCAAGGCGCGGCCGGGGCAGAAGAGCCCAGCTGGCGACTTTTCCCCGGAGAGGCATGGCCATCCACCTCCAGGAGCCTCACTTCGCAGGTGCGCCGGAGACCGGCGTTTCCCGTGAACCATTCCCCGTCATGGCTGCCCCAGCGGTTTCTTTGCAGCCAgcaatgaaggaggaggaggagtgtggccCGTCGACGACAAGCGTGCATGACCTCTTCTCCTACCTGAAGGAGAAAGAAGACGAGGAGGACGAGGATGCGGCAGAGTTGGGCGCATTCTCTCCGGAGGCGTCCAACCAGCTGGGGGCGAAGGAGCCCGGCCACCCTGAGGCTCAAGAGATACTCTCGTACCTCAAgaaggaggaggacgaggatgGAGACGAGGTCATTGAGAGAGTGTCTTTCTCCCCGCCCCACGTCCTCCACCCACAGTCTGCTCCTCCAGGGACCTACATGCCCGCCGGCACCATGGGCAGGGCGGGCATTGAGATGGTGCATTTCTTCACCCCCATGACGCACGTCTCggcctctccccaccaccaccatcacaagcGCGGGCGCGACCGGGAAGTACTGGTGGTGGACGGCATCCCCACGCATGCCCCCAAGAAAACCACCTCAGCCGTGTGGGATTATTTCACCCTGGATCCCAGGGAGCCATGTGTGGCCGTCTGCAGCACTTGCCAGAAGCGGGTGCGCAGGGGCAAGGACGGGGGCACCCGCCCTGGCACCACGGCCCTCCACAAACACCTGAAGGTGCACCACGGGCTCCACTTGCCGGGTGTCGCGGTGGTCCCTCCTTCGCCGCTGATGCCCCTGAAGGAGAGGCCGCACGGCCCGACCATCGTGGTCACCGAGCCACCCGCCTTCCAGCCCACACGCCAGGAGAGGAACCAGCCGTACTACCCGCCAACACACTCGGCAGCCATCCAGTTGGCTTCGGAAACGGCCTGGATGCTTGCCATGGACATGCAGCCCCCTTCGTACGTGGAAAGCGATGGGTTCCGCCGGCTGATGGCCACCGCCCAGCCCCGCTGGAAAATCCCTGGGCGCGCGTTCTTCGCCACGAAGGCTGTGCCTGAGCTGTCCAAGGTGGTGTCCCGAGCTGTACGCCAAGCGGTGGTGGGCAGCGTGGGCCGTACAGTCCACATTGCCATAGACACCTGGTCGGGCCGGCAGATGGTCTCCTACATGTCGGTGACGGGGCACTGGGTGGCCGAGTCGGCGGGCGTCCTCTCGCGGCATCACGCCACCTTGTCGGTGTGTGCCTTCGAGGGGCCGTGCTCAGCCGAGAACATCTGCCACAAGCTGAGGGAGGTGCTGCAAGACTGGCTCTACGACCTAAAGACCGGGGGCGTGGTCCTGGACGACGGGGCCAACACTGCAAAGGCTGTGCGCGAGCTGCGCCTCAAGTACGTCCCTTGCCTGGCGCGTTGCCTGAAGCTGGTGGTGAAGGCCTTCTTGGCGGCCGACGCCCACGTCGACCGGCTACTGAAGACATCCCGAAGGATCTGTACTCGCTACAAGCACTCAACGGCGGTCCGGCGCCGCCTGCTGGAGGCGCAGGCCATTCTGGGCTCACACCGGCAGCCGGTGGGGCAAGAGCCTCCCCGGAGATCCAACTCCACACTGCGGATGCTGGAGAGCCTCTACCGGGAGCGGCAAGCCGTCAGCGCCATCTTCGAGCAAGACGAGGAGGCCGCCTTGCTGCACCTGACGCCGGCGGACTGGAAGGTGGTGAAGTGTCTGGTGGAGATTCTCAAGCCCTTTGAGGATGCCGCCACACTGGTCACCCGCCCAGACGCCACTCTCTGCCAGGCTCTCCCTATGCTGTGGTTCCTGGAGGAGCAGCTGCGGGCCTTGAGGACCAGGTACTACCAGGAGAACAACAACACGGCGGCCCACCTCACCACACAGGCCCTGGACTGCCTGGAAGCCCAAAACCAGCTGAGCGAGATGAAGGGCACCCTCATGTGCCGGGTGGCCGCCTTCCTCGACCCCCGCTTCAGGGATATCACCACCATGAAGCTGGGCGGTGCCGACACGGGCGATGCGGCCATGCTGAGGGAGCACATCCTTGACTTGGCCACCAGGTCCTATGTGCCTCCGGGGCCCGACGCCGAGTTCTCCCCGATGGGGCGCTCGTCCCCGCAgcagtccagcagcagcagcggaccCCCCGGCTCGGCAGCGTGGCAGTTCACCATGAAGCGCTGGCGGGCGATTACCAAGAGCGACCCCGCCATGGGCCTGGCATCCGAGGGAGGGGCGGCGGCGGCCCTGCGGGAGATGGAGGAGTATCTCCACGACAATGTGGACCACATCGGGGAGAACGCTGACCCCATGCTGTACTGGCAGGGGAAAATGGGGGTCTGGCCGGCCCTCTTCAAGGTGGCCCTGTTCCATTTCGGGTGCCCACCCACGTCGGTGCCCTCCGAGGATGTCCCCGGGGGCACCGGTTCATTGGCAGACAGGGGGAAACCCACGAACCTCTCGCCGGCCAACGTGAAGATGCTGACCTTCATCCGAAAGAATCGCCACCTCGTCCCGCAAGACTGGAGGCTCTCTCTGGGAGACCTGCCCTCCTCGCAAGGCACCATGGAGTCGAGGGAGGACTTGGATCTGGAAGACGAGGAAAACCTTTTGACGGCGGATGAGGAACTTGAGGAAAAGCCATGA
- the LOC118094841 gene encoding histone H2B 1/2/3/4/6-like: protein MPEPAKSAPAAKKGSKKAITKTQKKGDKKRKKSRKESYSIYVYKVLKQVHPDTGISSKAMSIMNSFVNDIFERIAAEASRLAHYNKRSTITSREIQTAVRLLLPGELAKHAVSEGTKAVTKYTSSK from the coding sequence ATGCCTGAGCCAGCCAAGTCTGCCCCCGCGGCTAAGAAGGGCTCCAAGAAGGCCATCACCAAGACCCAAAAGAAGGGTGACAAGAAGCGCAAGAAGAGCCGCAAGGAGAGCTACTCCATCTACGTTTACAAGGTGCTCAAGCAGGTGCACCCGGACACGGGCATCTCGTCCAAGGCCATGAGCATCATGAACTCCTTCGTCAACGACATCTTCGAGCGCATCGCAGCCGAGGCTTCCCGCCTGGCGCACTACAACAAGCGCTCCACCATCACCTCCCGGGAGATCCAGACCGCCGTGAGACTCCTGCTGCCCGGAGAGCTGGCCAAGCACGCCGTCTCTGAGGGCACCAAGGCCGTCACCAAGTACACCAGCTCCAAGTAA